GGCGGACCAGATTTAGGTATGCGTACCATCCTCTTCTCCTTCATTCTTCAGTGGTAATCGATAATCTCGATGTTTTCTACGCCATCATCAGTCCACACAAAACATACGCGGAATTGATCGTTGATCCGTATGCTGTACTGCCCCTTCCGATCATCCTTAAGGGCTTCCAGAAGATTTCCCGGTGGGATTTTCAAAGATTCGAAGGACATGACCCCATTAAGTTGATCGAGCTTTCGCTGTGCTATTCGCCAGATTTGCTGAGGACAGGCCTGCCTGGCTTCTCTAGTGTTTTTCCTGTCAAAGATATCCTCTGTGCCCTTGTCACGAAACGATTTTATCACAAGACATCCTCATCGACTTAACTCATCACGATATTAGATTATAACGGATACCGTTATATATGGCAACAGCTCTTTCGCTGTCACCATTAGGATTGTCTGCGCGTTCAATCGGGATAAGGATGGGCCTCACGGTCTCTCATTGACTCTGCCCGCTGCTGACTTCTGCAACGTGGTCAGGTCGCCTCTCACCCCCCCTGGTCCCTGCGGGACGCGTTGCAGATCTCCCTGGGAAAAACACAGAACTTTCGATGCGTAGACGCCGGATTTATCCCGCAGCCTCGCACTCTTCCCCAGAGGGGGTAGCGGAGGTGAGGTGGGCATAGGGGGACCAGGTTTGTAGGCGCTGGTCTTCTACAGGGGTGCCGATGGTGAAATGGTAGAGGGTTTGGAATTGGTTGTCTTTGAGGCCCATGAGGTTGTGGACCGCGTCGTCGAAGAAGCAGCCGATGCCGGTGGCCCGGAGTCCGTGGGCTTCGGCTTCGAGGTAGAGGACTTGGCCGATCATGCCGGTTTCCCAGTAGAGATGCCGATAAAGGTAGGGGGCTTCTTCAACGCTGCGCCGAAAGTCCGCGATCATCCCCAGGGAGAAGGCGCTGTCTCCGGCAATGTCCTGTTGACAACTCACCGCTGTCGCTTCCCGCATGAAAGGGCCTTCCGTCAACAGAAATAACGGCAAGCCTTCCTTGGCTCGTTTCCATGCAAATTCAGGACGGCATGCGGTTTTGAGGCGTTCAAATCCAGCCTCGTCGCGCAGGAACATGTAGAGGCCGGGCGCGAGGCCGAGAACGCGATGCACGAATAGAAGCAGGTGCACGCGGACGGGGCCCAGCTTGAAATCAAATGGGACGGTATCTTCGCGCGGTAGAGTTTTGTCCAGCATAGTGAGGAACTGCGATTCGGAGATGCTCGTGGCTCCGTCAAATGCCAAGGCACTTCTCCTCTGTCGGATGATGTGGGCGGCCCGGATCCGGGACTCGTCCCCCGGGAAGAATGGACGGTGGGGAGCGAGCCAGTGTTGTGTGGGCGTTCTTGGTTTGGGGGCGGCTTCGGCGATCTCCGAAATAATTTCCCAGTCTATATGATCCTCGCTTAGGCGGTTGGGCCGGCCTTGGAAGGGAAGTCCCACGATTTCGCTGATGAGTTCAGGGGGGAGGTTGGCGGGAATATCCTTCACGTTTGAAGGGTGCGCGTAGCAAAGGATTTCGGGATGCTCCGCCTCCCCCTCAATCCAAGTCGTCTGGGTTAAACCGAGCACCGCCGCGACGTCTTCATCCGACGCTTCGCTTAAATACGTGATCTTCCATCCCAAGAGGTTGGCGGCGAAACCGGCTGCGGCAATGGCGTGGCCTAAGTCGTGGTTACAATAGCGGAAAGCCCTCTCCCCGTATTTCCATGCTTCGCGCCAGAAAATACTGGTCAGGCCGAAGAGGAAGCCGTCCACGGCGAAATGATTTGTGAGGCGCGCGCAGACCTTTTCCGGAAATAGGGCCCTGGGTTCCAGCGCGTGGAGGTAGGGGCTGTAATGAAACACTCCCGGCTCACCGGCGATGTTGCCCAGGGTCACCACGTAGCCTTCCGTGGGGTGGAGGTTACCGCTGGAGGGGTTCATGCGAAGCGCCCATTTATTGCCGCCCGCGGACTTCCAGGCGGAAAGACCGAGCGACAATTCCAAAAAGAGTGACAGGTTTTGGAGGGAGAAATCCCGGACGGGATTGTCTTCTCTTCGGTACAGGTCCATATGAGCGGCGCCAAGGTCTTTTTCCGTAAATGGCAGATTGAGCCGCGTGAGGCCTTCATACCATCGGAACGGATTGGGTTGGTTCGCCCAATCCATGTAGCCTAGAGACCTGGCTTGGCGGTCATAGTGGTGTTTTGTTTCTTCGTGGTACCGGGTGACAGCATCAACGTCGTTCAATTCGGCACCGACCTTCTCATTCGATAGCATGCTCAACAATGAGATTACAAGATACGGGGAGCAGCCGCGAAGCGGTCGGTTTCGTGCCCATGGTTCTCCCGGATCGTAACGACGGGAAGGGACACCGGCGCGGCGAAGCCATGTCCGAGTTGATGCCTTGGTGATCAGCCGATGCAGGCAAATCGAAACAAATGGCCACTGTCCCTATTGCACTGAGGTGTCGCGTTCCTTGACCCCATAGATCTCAAGCGGCTACCCCAAAAAGGGCGCCAACTCCAGTGGTCAATGCCATTGCCAAGGCCCCCCAAAAAGCGATGCGCGCGACAGACGCAATCACGGGTGCGCCCCCTGCGCGTGCAGACAAGAAGCCCAACACTCCAAGAAAGAAGAGTGAGCTACCTGCGACACCCCACATGAGTGCAGAAATTGGAAACAAGAGAACTATCAGAAGCGGCATGACCGCGCCAACGGCGAACGTACCCGCCGAGACTAATGCGGCTTGCACTGGTTGCGCGGCCATTGTGTCGGATATACCCAGTTCGTCTCGTCCATGTGCGGCAAGCGCGTCATACTTCATTAACTGACTAGCAACGTTCGAGGCCAGCGTCTCATCCAGCCCACGCTTCACGTAAATGGACATCAATTCCGCGTGTTCCTGCGCTGGGTTCGCAGCCAGTTCTTTGCTCTCCCGAGTCAGATCCGCGCGCTCGGTATCGGCTTGTGAACTGACCGAGACATATTCGCCGGCAGCCATTGACATGGCGCCAGCGACAAGGCCGGCAACTCCTGTAACCAAGATGCCATGAGTGCCTACGCCTGCTGCCGCGACGCCCAAGATAAGGCTGGCAGTAGAAACGATACCGTCGTTCGCGCCAAGAACAGCGGCGCGGAGCCAGCCTGTTCGGTGTGTTCTGTGTATTTCACTGGGGCTCATAGCGTCTACCGCGTAATGGATAAGTTCATTGCTACTCCCAACGTGTGGCTGAGCGGCGGCGTTTACGCCATCCAAATGGTCACCGTCCCTATTTTAGTAAGCGATCGGCGGTGAGCGGCTCTGTCACCAGTCCGCTTCATCGGCTGGTTGGGCAGCTATTCGAAATCTTCACGATGTGGGGTCGCAGAATGGAAACCGCCTCGTGCCATTCCATGGGTTCATTCTCCTCCAAGTCTGCCCAACAGATATTAGCCGCCACTCCTTACACAGACTCGATGATTACTCAATCACCTTCACGCCATCTACAAAATAGTCCGTTTC
The window above is part of the Candidatus Methylomirabilis limnetica genome. Proteins encoded here:
- a CDS encoding SagB/ThcOx family dehydrogenase → MNDVDAVTRYHEETKHHYDRQARSLGYMDWANQPNPFRWYEGLTRLNLPFTEKDLGAAHMDLYRREDNPVRDFSLQNLSLFLELSLGLSAWKSAGGNKWALRMNPSSGNLHPTEGYVVTLGNIAGEPGVFHYSPYLHALEPRALFPEKVCARLTNHFAVDGFLFGLTSIFWREAWKYGERAFRYCNHDLGHAIAAAGFAANLLGWKITYLSEASDEDVAAVLGLTQTTWIEGEAEHPEILCYAHPSNVKDIPANLPPELISEIVGLPFQGRPNRLSEDHIDWEIISEIAEAAPKPRTPTQHWLAPHRPFFPGDESRIRAAHIIRQRRSALAFDGATSISESQFLTMLDKTLPREDTVPFDFKLGPVRVHLLLFVHRVLGLAPGLYMFLRDEAGFERLKTACRPEFAWKRAKEGLPLFLLTEGPFMREATAVSCQQDIAGDSAFSLGMIADFRRSVEEAPYLYRHLYWETGMIGQVLYLEAEAHGLRATGIGCFFDDAVHNLMGLKDNQFQTLYHFTIGTPVEDQRLQTWSPYAHLTSATPSGEECEAAG
- a CDS encoding VIT1/CCC1 transporter family protein, whose protein sequence is MSPSEIHRTHRTGWLRAAVLGANDGIVSTASLILGVAAAGVGTHGILVTGVAGLVAGAMSMAAGEYVSVSSQADTERADLTRESKELAANPAQEHAELMSIYVKRGLDETLASNVASQLMKYDALAAHGRDELGISDTMAAQPVQAALVSAGTFAVGAVMPLLIVLLFPISALMWGVAGSSLFFLGVLGFLSARAGGAPVIASVARIAFWGALAMALTTGVGALFGVAA
- a CDS encoding type II toxin-antitoxin system RelE/ParE family toxin encodes the protein MIKSFRDKGTEDIFDRKNTREARQACPQQIWRIAQRKLDQLNGVMSFESLKIPPGNLLEALKDDRKGQYSIRINDQFRVCFVWTDDGVENIEIIDYH